The stretch of DNA AATCCATTCTCCGTTACTGTAAGTACACTCCCTGGTTCATTCATGATAACCATTCCCACGAGACTGTCATTTCCTGTAACTTTTATTCCCCTTACTCCTCTTGTATATCTTCCCATTGAACGAATCTCTTTTTCACTGAATCTATTAGCTTTTCCGTTTGCCAGAGCAAGCAGAACCCGGCTGTTTCCATCTGTTAATGAGGCACTTACTAGTTCTGCGTTCTCATCAAGCTTTATCGCCCATATGCCGTTTCGTCGTGGATGACTGTAGTCGGAAAGAGGAGTCTTCTTAATAATACCATTGCTTGTTGACATCAGGATAAAGCGGTTCTCATCGAACTCTTTCACGCATACATTCGCGACGGGGCGTTCTTCCGGTTCAAGATCCAGGAGATTAACTATAGCTTTCCCTTTACTGATTCTTCCAGCTTCGGGAATTTTATAAACCTTCAGCCAGTAACATCTTCCCTGATTAGTGAAAAACAATATATAACTGTGGTTAGAGGATACAAATATCTGATCAATTGAGTCCTCCTCCTTTGTTCGTGCTCCTGAAATTCCTTTTCCACCTCTGTGCTGACTTTTATAAGTATCTGTTGAAAGCCTTTTTACATATCCCTCTCGAGAGAGGGTGATTACCATTTCATCATCGGGTATCAGATCTTCTATATCAAATTCATCTGCAGCAAAAGGTTCAATTTCCGTTTTCCTGTCTTCACCGTATATATCGGCAACTTCCCTTAGCTCCTCTGACACTACCTTCATTCGTTCCAAGCGATTCGAAGCTAACAGGCGAAGTTTTTCAAGGAGAATACGGAGTTCTTCATATTCTTCTTCCAGTTCTTCCCGTTCCATTCCGGTAAGTCTTCTTAAACGCATCTCCAATATTGCCTGAGCCTGCAATTCGGAGAATTCGAATATTTCTATGAGTTTTTTCTTTGCTTCTTCACTGCTTCCAGATTCTTTGATAACCCTTATTACTTCATCTATAATGTCCTGAGCCTTTAACAAACCTTCAACTATGTGTGATCTTGCTTCAGCCTTTTTCAGGTTGAATGCAATTCTTCTCTCAATGACATTATGCCGATGTTCAATGTAGCAATCAATCATCTGCCTGAGATTAAGCCTTACAGGCCTTCCTCCAGCCAGAGCAAGACTGTTAACTCCGAATGTTTTTGCCAGTGTGGTATGTTTGTAAAGCTGATTAAGAACTATTTCAGTTACTGCATCTCTCTTCAGTTCAATCACTATCCGCATGCCATCTCTGTCGGATTCATCACGAAGATCAGCTATCATCGTAATTTTTTTGTGTTTCACAAGATTTGCTATAGTCTCAATAAGTGATGTCTTATTAACCTGATAGGGAATTTCTGTAATTATGATTGCTTCCCTGCCTTTTTGTGTTACTTCCGTCATCACTTTGCCGCGGACATGAATCAATCCCTTTCCGGTACTGTAAGCCTCTCTGATTCCTCGAAGACCCATGATTATCCCACCGGTAGGAAAATCCGGTCCCTTTACAATTTCAAAAAGCTCTCCATCTGAAAGATCAGGATTATTTATGATACTGCAGCAGGCATCTATAACTTCTCGGAGGTTATTAGGCGGGATGTTCGTTGCCATACCTACAGCAATTCCAGACGATCCGTTAACGAGAAGGTTAGGTATGCCGGAAGGCAGAATGGAAGGTTCTTTAAGGCGATCATCAAAGTTGGGAGACATATCTATTGTTTCGTTTTCGATATCACGAAGCATTTCTCCGCCTATTCTGGACATTCTTGCTTCTGTATATCTATACGCTGCCGCCGGATCTCCATCTATCGACCCGAAGTTGCCCTGTCCATCAATAAGCGGATGTCTGAGTGAGAAATCCTGCGCCATTCGTACCATTGCATCATAGACAGCGCTGTCTCCATGAGGGTGATATTTTCCAAGAACATCTCCCACTACTGCAGCGGATTTCTTATACGGTCGCCTGTATGTAAGTTTCTGCTCGTACATCGAATACAGAATTCGTCTGTGTACGGGCTTCAATCCGTCTCTTACATCAGGAAGTGCTCTCGAGACGATAACGCTCATTGAATAATCCATATAGGAGCGTTTCATTTCTTCTTCTATATCAATGATATCTATTCTTTTACCTGTGCTGCCGTTCAAATGACCGCCTCCAAGCCTGTATTCAGGCAATAATCATGCGTTTTCCTAAACATCCAGGTTTCTCACTTCTGCCGCATGAAGCTGTATAAATTCTCGTCTTGGTCCTACATCATCACCCATAAGAACTGAAAATATGTGACTGGCCTCCATAGTGTTCTCAAGCCGAATTTTTAGAAGTAATCTTGTTTCGGGATCCATAGTCGTTGCCCATAACTGATCCGGATTCATTTCTCCAAGACCCTTATACCGCTGTATTACTAAACCCTGATCTCCGAATTCCTTTGTAATTTCTTTTCTTTCTTTCTCGTTATACGCGTAACGCTTAGTTTTACCTTTCCTAATCAGATATAGAGGTGGTTGAGCAACATAGATGTAACCTTTTTCAATCAGCTCTATCATATGTCTGTAAAAGAAAGTCAACAGAAGAGTGCGGATATGCGAGCCGTCTACATCTGCATCGGTCATTATTATGATCTTATGATATCGAACACTGCTTATATCGAAATCTTCTTCGATTCCTGTTCCAGCGGCAGTGATTATAGTTCTTATCTCATTGTTGTTCAGCACTTTTCCAAGCTGTGCCTTTTCAACATTGATTATCTTGCCTCTCAGTGGAAGAATTGCCTGAAAATGCCTGTTTCTTCCCTGTTTTGCTGAGCCTCCAGCTGAATTTCCCTCTACAATAAACAGCTCTGCCTCTTCAGGTTCATTTACGGTACAATCCGCCAGTTTACCCGGCAGTGCAGCTGTTTCAAGAGCTGATTTTCTTCTTGTAAGCTCTCTCGCTTTCTTCGCGGCCTGTCTTGATCTGTTATTGAGCAAGCACTTCTGCACCACTTTTCGTGCTATAGAAGGATTTTCCTCAAAGTATTCGGCAAGACCTCTGTTCACAAGGGATAACACAGCTCCCTGTACGTTCCTGTTACCCAGCCTTGTTTTAGTTTGACCTTCAAACTGAGGGTCAGGGATCTTAACACTGATTACAACTACAAGCCCTTCTCTTACGTCACTGCCTGAGAATGTATCATCCTTGTTGGTAAACATCTTATTCGTGGATGCGTAATCGTTCAGAGTTCTTGTAAGCGCTGACTTGAGACCTGAGAGGTGAGTTCCTCCATCAATCGTGTTGATATTGTTCACAAAGCTGAAAATGTCTTCTTTAAATGCCTTGTTGTACTGTAACGCTACATCGATCAGGAGAATTCCTTCATCACCCAGTTCAATTTCTCCTGCAATTCTTACAGGATCATGCAGTGTATGATTTGCCTCGTTAATATAAGAAACAAAAGAGCTTAATCCGCCCTCAAAACAGAATTCATCCTTTTTTGTATCTTTCGCAGTACGTTCATCATTCAGAAATATTTCTAATCCGTTGTTAAGATATGCAAGTTCTCTTAATCTCCCGGACAAAGTTTCATACTTAAATTCAGAAGTTTCAAATATTTCCTTATAATCAGGCTTGAATCTTATTTTTGTTCCAGTAAGATTTGTTTTCCCCTGCTTTTCCTGTTCTGCCTGTGTTTTACCTCTTCTGTATTCCTGAAAATAGATATAACCATCTTTATGAACCTCTACTTTCAGCCATTCCGACAGAGCATTCACAACACTTACACCGACACCATGCAGGCCTCCTGAGGTTTTGTACGCTGAATTATCGAACTTTCCTCCAGCATGGAGAGTAGTCATTACTACTTCAAGCGCAGGTTTTCCTGTTTCGTGCATACCGACCGGTATTCCTCTTCCGTCATCGTCAACAGAAACAGTTCCATCTGCATGCAGTGTAACATCAATTCTTGTGCAAAACCCTGATTGCGCTTCATCAATACTGTTGTCAACAACTTCCCAAACCATGTGATGAAGGCCTGTCTGGGATGTTGAGCCGATGTACATGCTAGGTCTTTTTCTTACATGCTCAAGACCTTTTAGAACCTTAATAGAATCAGCGTCGTAATCTCTGTTCTTTTTGTCGTTTTCGGTCAATACTTCTCTGCCTTCCACTTTTTCCAGGCATAATCGCTTTTATATCAGTAAAAAGCTCCTCGCCTGAAATCCTGTTTAAATTCGAGAGTATCTCTTCTTTTCTTAACCTTATTTCCATTCCGGCAGCCGGATGAAGAATCCTAACAAGAATTACCGATCTGTCACAGCCCGCAGGAATGGATAATTCTGCAAGCTCTGCTCCCACAATATCACTCCAGCAATCAAGGATATTTCTTCTTTTCTGGTATTTACCAAGTTCTAATCTTTTGAAGACATCAGTTATAAGAGTTTCGATCTTCTTCATATGACAACCGCTAATTATTCAATTTTTATCATTAATCTCATTCAGTCTGGCTCTCCAACGTCTTTGAGAGTTTAACCGGCATTATCAGAGCCAGGTATGAGTCATCACCTTCAGTTTCTTCTTCATCGTTTAATAGAACAGCCGTATTGCTGTTCTTCATCCTCATTACAATTCTATCACAACTCATATTACGAAGAATCTCCATAAGGAAATTACCATTAAAACCAATCTGGAATGGAATTCCGTCATATTCAGAAATAAGTGTTTCTTTTGCCTCACCCGCATCAGCACTTTCCGCCTGAATAATTATTTTATCTTTTTCAAGAGAGAACTTTACCTGATGTGTTGATGGATTGGCCATGGTTTTGACACGTCTCAATACAGATATAAGATGTTCTCTTTCTGTATGAAGAATACAGTCATTATCTATGGGAATCACTTTCCTGTAAGGTGGATATTCACCATCTATAGTGCGGCTGAATATCATTGTATCATCAAATTCAAAAGATATCTGAGAACCCTTGAAACGAATTTTTACATCACCATCAGTTGATAGTTTTGCAAAAAGATTAAGTGCTTTCTGTGTAATAAGTGCTTTAATATCATTATCAGATTTAATACTTCCAAGGCTTATACAACTTAATCTATGTCCGTCTGTAGCAACCATTTCAAAACCGTTTTTTCCTATGTCAAGCAATGCACCGTTGAGCGTTGCTCTGTAATCATCCTTGGCAACTGCGTATGATGTTTTCTTTATAGCTTCAGAAAAAACATCTACAGGGACTACACACGGTTCCGTACTGCTTTTCGATGGAAGTGAAGGAAACTGCTCACTTGAATTGCCGCTTAAAGAAAATGATCCCTGACCACAGTTTATTGTTATTCTGTTACCTGTAGCACTCATTCTTACCTCTTCTTCAGGTAATTCACGTACAATTTCATGCAGTTTTTTTCCTGGAAGTGTTATTGAACCTGCAGTTGTTATAGAAGCAGGGATGATGGTTATCACTGTTGTATCAAGATCTGTCGCAGATAATTTCAGCCTGTCTCCTTCTGTTTCAAGAAGGACATTTGTTAAATATGGAAGACTGCTTCTTGCGGGAAGCGCAGTAG from Candidatus Aegiribacteria sp. encodes:
- the gyrA gene encoding DNA gyrase subunit A codes for the protein MKRSYMDYSMSVIVSRALPDVRDGLKPVHRRILYSMYEQKLTYRRPYKKSAAVVGDVLGKYHPHGDSAVYDAMVRMAQDFSLRHPLIDGQGNFGSIDGDPAAAYRYTEARMSRIGGEMLRDIENETIDMSPNFDDRLKEPSILPSGIPNLLVNGSSGIAVGMATNIPPNNLREVIDACCSIINNPDLSDGELFEIVKGPDFPTGGIIMGLRGIREAYSTGKGLIHVRGKVMTEVTQKGREAIIITEIPYQVNKTSLIETIANLVKHKKITMIADLRDESDRDGMRIVIELKRDAVTEIVLNQLYKHTTLAKTFGVNSLALAGGRPVRLNLRQMIDCYIEHRHNVIERRIAFNLKKAEARSHIVEGLLKAQDIIDEVIRVIKESGSSEEAKKKLIEIFEFSELQAQAILEMRLRRLTGMEREELEEEYEELRILLEKLRLLASNRLERMKVVSEELREVADIYGEDRKTEIEPFAADEFDIEDLIPDDEMVITLSREGYVKRLSTDTYKSQHRGGKGISGARTKEEDSIDQIFVSSNHSYILFFTNQGRCYWLKVYKIPEAGRISKGKAIVNLLDLEPEERPVANVCVKEFDENRFILMSTSNGIIKKTPLSDYSHPRRNGIWAIKLDENAELVSASLTDGNSRVLLALANGKANRFSEKEIRSMGRYTRGVRGIKVTGNDSLVGMVIMNEPGSVLTVTENGFGKRTCSEDYRLTHRGSAGVINIRNIQRNGRVISITQVKEEDELILVSALGMIIRLPVEQIREMGRSTMGVRLMNLPENDRVVDAAVVQPEDEQVPTEEQK
- the dnaN gene encoding DNA polymerase III subunit beta; the encoded protein is MIKLLVNHSDLLKGLNSVATALPARSSLPYLTNVLLETEGDRLKLSATDLDTTVITIIPASITTAGSITLPGKKLHEIVRELPEEEVRMSATGNRITINCGQGSFSLSGNSSEQFPSLPSKSSTEPCVVPVDVFSEAIKKTSYAVAKDDYRATLNGALLDIGKNGFEMVATDGHRLSCISLGSIKSDNDIKALITQKALNLFAKLSTDGDVKIRFKGSQISFEFDDTMIFSRTIDGEYPPYRKVIPIDNDCILHTEREHLISVLRRVKTMANPSTHQVKFSLEKDKIIIQAESADAGEAKETLISEYDGIPFQIGFNGNFLMEILRNMSCDRIVMRMKNSNTAVLLNDEEETEGDDSYLALIMPVKLSKTLESQTE
- the gyrB gene encoding DNA topoisomerase (ATP-hydrolyzing) subunit B, which translates into the protein MTENDKKNRDYDADSIKVLKGLEHVRKRPSMYIGSTSQTGLHHMVWEVVDNSIDEAQSGFCTRIDVTLHADGTVSVDDDGRGIPVGMHETGKPALEVVMTTLHAGGKFDNSAYKTSGGLHGVGVSVVNALSEWLKVEVHKDGYIYFQEYRRGKTQAEQEKQGKTNLTGTKIRFKPDYKEIFETSEFKYETLSGRLRELAYLNNGLEIFLNDERTAKDTKKDEFCFEGGLSSFVSYINEANHTLHDPVRIAGEIELGDEGILLIDVALQYNKAFKEDIFSFVNNINTIDGGTHLSGLKSALTRTLNDYASTNKMFTNKDDTFSGSDVREGLVVVISVKIPDPQFEGQTKTRLGNRNVQGAVLSLVNRGLAEYFEENPSIARKVVQKCLLNNRSRQAAKKARELTRRKSALETAALPGKLADCTVNEPEEAELFIVEGNSAGGSAKQGRNRHFQAILPLRGKIINVEKAQLGKVLNNNEIRTIITAAGTGIEEDFDISSVRYHKIIIMTDADVDGSHIRTLLLTFFYRHMIELIEKGYIYVAQPPLYLIRKGKTKRYAYNEKERKEITKEFGDQGLVIQRYKGLGEMNPDQLWATTMDPETRLLLKIRLENTMEASHIFSVLMGDDVGPRREFIQLHAAEVRNLDV
- a CDS encoding DUF721 domain-containing protein, producing MKKIETLITDVFKRLELGKYQKRRNILDCWSDIVGAELAELSIPAGCDRSVILVRILHPAAGMEIRLRKEEILSNLNRISGEELFTDIKAIMPGKSGRQRSIDRKRQKEQRLRR